From one Natronincola ferrireducens genomic stretch:
- the hydE gene encoding [FeFe] hydrogenase H-cluster radical SAM maturase HydE: MKASKEKYIIICYSTSEMLNADRVIKSQGIHTDLVPTPIQYGSICSTSIAIAKEDRQLVENTLKENNLSFKEIHPYESRKLSGLMESLKKNIITHTFRDIMSKIEEDLDITKEEITYLLKTESKNEIEAIFQTADQMRKEIVGDVVEIRGAIEFSNHCKKNCNYCGIRRGCTVPKRYRMEEEEIMEVIHQLHSWGIKTVILQSGEDDYYTTEILVKLIRRIKRETKMMITLSIGERSFTDYETLREAGANNFLLKIETTNKDIFKFIHPDDDFDERLKCSKGLRQLGYVNGSGNMIGLPGQRPEDIAEDILFFKDMAIHMIGIGPFIPAKGTPFELYPQGSVEMTLRAVAITRLVCKNVFLPATTALASIDPDGQTKALQAGANTIMLISTPAKYRSNYQIYSNKNMIDLQSAFRAVKESGRKLPKYLKISPEEVQ; this comes from the coding sequence ATGAAAGCATCGAAAGAAAAATATATCATAATATGTTACTCAACCAGCGAAATGCTAAATGCAGATAGGGTTATAAAGTCCCAAGGAATTCATACAGACCTTGTCCCAACACCTATTCAGTATGGGTCTATCTGTAGTACATCTATTGCAATTGCAAAAGAAGACCGACAATTAGTAGAAAATACCCTTAAGGAAAACAATCTTAGCTTTAAGGAAATTCATCCCTATGAATCCCGCAAACTGTCTGGATTAATGGAAAGCTTAAAAAAGAATATCATCACCCACACCTTTAGGGATATCATGAGTAAAATAGAGGAGGACTTAGATATCACTAAGGAGGAAATTACTTATCTCCTTAAAACCGAAAGCAAAAATGAAATAGAGGCGATTTTTCAAACGGCAGATCAAATGCGGAAGGAAATTGTTGGAGATGTAGTTGAAATTCGAGGAGCTATTGAATTTTCAAATCATTGTAAGAAGAACTGCAATTACTGTGGTATTAGAAGAGGCTGTACTGTTCCAAAACGCTATCGTATGGAGGAAGAGGAAATTATGGAGGTGATTCATCAGCTCCATAGCTGGGGAATTAAAACCGTAATACTACAGTCAGGAGAAGATGATTATTATACCACAGAAATTTTAGTAAAATTAATTCGACGGATTAAAAGGGAAACGAAGATGATGATTACCTTAAGTATAGGAGAACGGTCATTTACAGATTATGAAACCTTGAGGGAAGCAGGAGCCAACAATTTTTTATTGAAAATTGAAACCACAAATAAGGATATTTTTAAATTTATTCACCCTGATGACGATTTTGATGAAAGACTTAAATGTTCTAAGGGGCTTCGGCAGTTGGGTTATGTAAATGGATCCGGCAATATGATTGGTTTACCAGGACAAAGACCAGAGGATATAGCTGAAGATATTTTATTTTTTAAAGATATGGCCATTCATATGATTGGGATAGGACCCTTTATCCCAGCTAAAGGAACTCCCTTTGAGCTATACCCACAGGGGAGTGTAGAAATGACCTTAAGAGCTGTGGCTATAACAAGATTGGTCTGTAAAAATGTTTTTCTACCTGCCACCACTGCTCTGGCCTCCATAGACCCTGATGGTCAGACAAAGGCGTTACAAGCAGGAGCAAATACAATTATGTTAATATCTACACCAGCAAAATATCGAAGCAACTATCAAATTTACAGTAATAAGAATATGATTGATTTACAATCTGCCTTTAGGGCAGTGAAGGAATCTGGGAGAAAGCTGCCTAAATATCTAAAAATTTCTCCAGAGGAGGTACAATAG
- the hydG gene encoding [FeFe] hydrogenase H-cluster radical SAM maturase HydG, which yields MDTKKIINEEEIYRLLEGGNGVSKEETLEIIEKARDCYGLTLEEAAILLQIEDEDLLEALFHAARDVKIKIYGKRIVVFAPLYTSNECTNNCLYCGFRVANKNLHRKTLNVEEIVHEAQIIEKQGHKRVLLVCGEDNSKTHIDHIINGVKAIYERADIRRINVNAAPMEVNDFKKLKASGIGTYQIFQETYHRDTYKKMHPSGSKSDYDYRLTALQRALEAGIDDFGIGVLLGLYDYKFDVLATLMHSQYMEENYSVGPHTISIPRLRPANDSALEAAPYPVSDKDLKKIVAVYRLTVPYTGIILSTREAAFLRDELLNLGVSQISAGSKTSPGGYQQDDGEATQFQTSDERSLDEMLQVICRQGHLPSFCTACYRANRTGEAFMELAKDAHIHEFCQPNAILTFKENLIDCASDETKKQGEALIRKALEEIQNPKIKSITLQRLKEIQKGKRDLYF from the coding sequence ATGGATACGAAAAAAATCATTAACGAAGAAGAAATTTACCGACTGTTGGAAGGTGGAAATGGGGTATCCAAAGAAGAAACTTTAGAAATTATAGAAAAAGCTAGGGACTGTTATGGACTGACCCTAGAAGAAGCTGCTATTCTTTTGCAGATTGAAGATGAAGATTTACTTGAAGCTTTATTTCACGCAGCTAGAGATGTAAAAATTAAAATTTATGGGAAAAGAATTGTTGTATTTGCACCTCTTTATACAAGTAACGAGTGTACAAATAATTGCTTATATTGTGGTTTTAGGGTTGCCAACAAAAACCTCCATCGGAAAACTTTAAATGTTGAAGAAATTGTTCATGAAGCTCAAATAATTGAAAAGCAAGGACATAAAAGGGTATTGCTGGTTTGTGGAGAGGATAATAGTAAAACCCATATAGATCACATTATAAATGGGGTAAAGGCCATCTATGAGAGGGCTGATATAAGAAGAATAAATGTAAATGCAGCTCCTATGGAGGTAAATGATTTTAAAAAATTGAAGGCTTCTGGTATAGGAACTTATCAGATATTCCAGGAAACCTATCACCGTGATACCTACAAAAAAATGCATCCATCAGGTTCTAAGTCTGATTATGATTATAGATTAACTGCTTTACAAAGAGCTTTAGAGGCGGGGATAGACGACTTTGGTATAGGGGTACTATTAGGATTATATGATTATAAATTTGATGTACTGGCTACGTTAATGCACTCTCAATACATGGAGGAAAACTATAGTGTGGGACCCCATACCATCTCTATTCCTAGGTTAAGACCGGCGAATGATTCAGCTCTAGAGGCAGCCCCTTACCCTGTTTCTGATAAGGATTTGAAGAAAATAGTAGCCGTTTATCGATTAACCGTACCCTATACCGGTATTATTTTGTCCACCAGAGAGGCGGCCTTCTTAAGGGATGAGTTGCTGAATCTAGGGGTGTCCCAAATATCTGCGGGTTCTAAAACAAGTCCAGGTGGTTATCAACAGGATGATGGAGAAGCAACTCAATTTCAGACTAGTGATGAACGCTCTTTGGATGAAATGTTGCAGGTGATTTGTCGACAGGGGCACCTACCGAGTTTTTGTACAGCCTGTTATCGAGCCAATAGAACTGGAGAGGCTTTTATGGAACTGGCAAAGGATGCCCATATCCACGAATTCTGTCAACCAAATGCTATTTTAACTTTTAAGGAAAATTTAATAGATTGTGCTTCAGATGAAACAAAAAAACAGGGTGAAGCTTTGATTCGTAAAGCTTTGGAGGAAATACAAAATCCTAAAATTAAAAGTATCACATTACAAAGGCTAAAAGAAATACAAAAAGGAAAAAGAGATCTCTATTTTTAG
- a CDS encoding TM1266 family iron-only hydrogenase system putative regulator, protein MESRIGVVAILIEDKESVDMVNKLLSSFGDIIVGRMGVPYKEKKLSVISTIVDGTTDQIGAMTGKLGRLQGVSVKSALIQK, encoded by the coding sequence ATGGAAAGTAGAATAGGAGTAGTTGCAATTCTTATAGAAGACAAAGAAAGTGTTGATATGGTTAATAAACTTCTCAGTAGTTTTGGAGATATTATTGTTGGAAGGATGGGGGTCCCCTATAAGGAAAAAAAGCTAAGTGTGATTTCTACAATTGTAGACGGGACAACAGACCAAATAGGAGCCATGACAGGAAAATTAGGAAGACTTCAAGGGGTTTCAGTGAAAAGTGCATTAATTCAGAAATAA